The DNA window TCTGACCCTATTCAACATCAACTGGCAAAACTCTTTACAGTACCGGTTTTCACTTGTAATCTACATCTTTGGTTATTCACTATATATCTGGGTGCTGCTCTACCTCTGGTCTACTATTTACAGTCAGGGTCAGCATGTCGGCAATTACTCGCTCTCAGAACTTACGACATATTACCTGCTCCAGCTTATGATCAATTCAGTAATATTCTCTTACGTAAGCTGGGACATCATTGATAATATCAAAGACGGTTACTTCTCGAACTTCCTGATAAAACCGCTTGATTACTATGTATACTGGTTTACTGTAAATCTTTCCGGAAAATTACTTGAGGCGGTCTTTGTAATTATTGCCGTAGGTTTCATCTCTTTTGTATTTCCGGGTTATTTTTCATTTCCTGCATATCTGACCACATTGATATATTTCCTTATCTCAGTCATTCTGGGCATCATCCTTGCCTTTGAGATGGATTTCTGCATAGGCATGATCACATTCTGGCTGACACAGGTGCGTACCTTTAAATATATGCTCCAGACGATTATCCTGTTTTTTGCAGGGGCAATGCTGCCGCTTGACCTCTTCCCTGCCTTCCTGATCAGGGTATCAGAGTTTCTCCCCTTCAGATACCTTGTGTATATCCCAATAAAAATCTATCTCGGGAAGATAGATAATCCCTGGCCTACTTATGCTGTATTATCCGCATGGATACTGATATTCTTCATCATTTCAAGAGTACTGCTTATGAGAGGCATAAAGAGATATGAGGCGGTCGGTGCCTGAGTTCATTAAAAAACTAAAGCGATACATCAGACTCTACCGGGTATTCCTTTTACAGAACCTCAAGGGTGATATGGTTTACCGCTCCAACTTTATTACACTGGTGATAATGGACATCGGCTTTGTAAGTATAAGCGTAATCCTGTTTAAGATCATCTTTGGCCATGTAAACAATATTGCAGGATGGACATTCCATCAGTCTGTTATCCTGATCGGAAGTGTCGGACTGATAAGGGAGATGGCCTACCTCACATTCAGGAGGGGCTTCCTTGAGCTTGGGAATCATATCAGGACAGGGACATTCGACATGTTTATGGTAAAACCGATCGCCCCCAATATACACCTTGCATTCAGGCACATCTCACTCTCAGAGAGCTTCGGTGAGGCGCTGATGGGATTTATACTCGTAACCTACGGGATTATGCATCTGGATAACTTCCACTGGATAACCATACCTCTCTACATCATATTTCTTTTTAATTCCCTGTTTATATATTACGGTTTCAGCCTTCTGATTAACAGCGTGGTATTCTGGGTTATAAAAACTCAGGAGTTGAATACTATCATATACTTTTTCATGGAAACCTCACGCTATCCCGGAGACATCTTCAGGGGTGCCGGAAAGATAATATTCACGTTCATTATCCCAATCGGGATTATCGCAACAGTCCCTGCATCTATACTGACAGGCCGCATAGGATGGAGGTTTGCATTAGTCTCTCTCCTGATAGGTGTAACATTTTTGAGTGTGGGGCTGCTTGTCTGGAGAAAGAGTATTGAGCATTATTCAAGTGCAAGCGGGTGAGGCAGTGAACAGTAAGCTGTGAGCAGTGAGCAGAAGTTAGAAGTAAGATACGGACGAAACATTCATGAGCGGGGCGATCGCAAAGGAGAATGAAAAAGGGATCAGGATGACACAACCCCACCCTCACCCGGACCCTCTCCCTGAGGGAGAGGGTGCTAAGTTTATTCCCTCCCCTTCAAGGGGAGGGTCAGGGTGGGGATGGGGTTATTTTCGGGCAAACATATGCCAACATCAATTCACGTAAAAGATCTTGCAAAAACGTTTGAGTATTTCAGGAAGGAAGAGGGGCTTGTCGGTTCTCTTAAGAGTCTTTTCTGGAGGGAGAAACTCTATAATGATGCACTGAAGAAGGTATCGTTTGAGGCAGAGGATGGGGAACTGATAGGTTTTCTCGGCCCGAATGGTGCCGGAAAGACTACCACCCTGAAGATATTGTCCGGCATACTCTATCCTACCTCGGGTGATGCAACGGTTTTAGGACATGTGCCGTGGAAGAGAGAGCCTGAGTACCAGAAATCATTTTCAATTGTAATGGGACAGAAGAACCAGTTGTGGTGGGACCTGCCTGCACAGGAGTCATTTGCACTCAATAAAGAGATATATGACATCCCCACTGCAACGTATAGATATAACTTAGATGAACTGACAGAGCTGTTTGACATAAAGGATATTATAGATGTACCTGTAAGAAAGCTCTCCATGGGACAACGGATGAAATGCGAACTTGCAGCCGCCCTGCTCCATTCACCCAGAGTCCTGTTTCTTGATGAACCGACTATCGGCCTTGATATTATCTCGCAGGAAAAGATAAGGACATACATCAAAGAGTACAACAAAATCAAGAAGACCACTGTTCTGCTCACAAGCCATTACATGCGTGACGTAGAACGGCTATGTAACCGTGTAATCGTTATAAACCACGGGAGCATTATATATGACGGGTCTTTCGATGACCTGATGAGTCACTATGGAGACCACAAGATAATAAGGCTACGATTCTCACGCGAGTACAATGAAGGCAGCCTCAGCAAATATGGCGAAATAGTAGAACAGACGAGTCATACCGTAGTCTTAAAAACAAGCAAAGACAACATCGCCAAATCCACCGCCACAATCCTCAGCGAACTCCCTGTAGAAGACCTCTCCGTTGAAGAGGTAGAGATTGAGGATATTATAAGGAAGATTTTTACGCAGGGATGATTTTATTAATTCTTCTGTTTTGGTGGTTCCCTTTATAGTTGTACAACCAAAAAAATCCTGATAATATATGCTGCAATAAAAGAAGGCTATGAGGGGGGGAAGAAAATGTTATGGGAAGTAGAAGAATTAAAAAAACTCAGTGAAATCCAGCCGGACATTATAGAAGACGCACTTAAAGATTTATGGGAGAGAAGGCCTGCCTTACACAAATCTGTAGTCATAAATGCTTATATTGATGGAAAGATAAACCTTGGCAAGGCAGCAGAGCTTCTTGCAATATCAAGGATAGAACTTGAACTTGAGTTAAAGGGAAAAGGAATACCTGTCAGACATCTGACTGCTGAGGACGTTGCTGCCGAAGTCGAGGCAATAAAAGAATGGTGAATGCCATAGTTGATAACACCGTGCTTACAAACTTTGCCTTAATGAAACGTGAAGATATTCTGATGAGGGTATTCGATGGTCTTCTATATACAACCAACGAGGTATTGCAAGAGTATGAGAACGGTGAGAAAAGAGGAGTTCTCCCCAATATAGACTGGAACTGGCTACGGGTCTTAAATATTGAATCTGATAAAGAACGGCCTGTTTACGAAAGATTTGCTCAACGACTTGGCTCAGGAGAGTCTGCCTGTTTAAGTCATGCGGTTATCAAACACATGAAGATACTAACGGATGATTTGGAAACAAGAA is part of the Nitrospirota bacterium genome and encodes:
- a CDS encoding ABC-2 family transporter protein; protein product: MTETNFRVKKYLTLFNINWQNSLQYRFSLVIYIFGYSLYIWVLLYLWSTIYSQGQHVGNYSLSELTTYYLLQLMINSVIFSYVSWDIIDNIKDGYFSNFLIKPLDYYVYWFTVNLSGKLLEAVFVIIAVGFISFVFPGYFSFPAYLTTLIYFLISVILGIILAFEMDFCIGMITFWLTQVRTFKYMLQTIILFFAGAMLPLDLFPAFLIRVSEFLPFRYLVYIPIKIYLGKIDNPWPTYAVLSAWILIFFIISRVLLMRGIKRYEAVGA
- a CDS encoding ABC-2 family transporter protein; the protein is MPEFIKKLKRYIRLYRVFLLQNLKGDMVYRSNFITLVIMDIGFVSISVILFKIIFGHVNNIAGWTFHQSVILIGSVGLIREMAYLTFRRGFLELGNHIRTGTFDMFMVKPIAPNIHLAFRHISLSESFGEALMGFILVTYGIMHLDNFHWITIPLYIIFLFNSLFIYYGFSLLINSVVFWVIKTQELNTIIYFFMETSRYPGDIFRGAGKIIFTFIIPIGIIATVPASILTGRIGWRFALVSLLIGVTFLSVGLLVWRKSIEHYSSASG
- a CDS encoding ABC transporter ATP-binding protein, whose protein sequence is MPTSIHVKDLAKTFEYFRKEEGLVGSLKSLFWREKLYNDALKKVSFEAEDGELIGFLGPNGAGKTTTLKILSGILYPTSGDATVLGHVPWKREPEYQKSFSIVMGQKNQLWWDLPAQESFALNKEIYDIPTATYRYNLDELTELFDIKDIIDVPVRKLSMGQRMKCELAAALLHSPRVLFLDEPTIGLDIISQEKIRTYIKEYNKIKKTTVLLTSHYMRDVERLCNRVIVINHGSIIYDGSFDDLMSHYGDHKIIRLRFSREYNEGSLSKYGEIVEQTSHTVVLKTSKDNIAKSTATILSELPVEDLSVEEVEIEDIIRKIFTQG
- a CDS encoding UPF0175 family protein; translation: MLWEVEELKKLSEIQPDIIEDALKDLWERRPALHKSVVINAYIDGKINLGKAAELLAISRIELELELKGKGIPVRHLTAEDVAAEVEAIKEW
- a CDS encoding DUF3368 domain-containing protein; its protein translation is MVNAIVDNTVLTNFALMKREDILMRVFDGLLYTTNEVLQEYENGEKRGVLPNIDWNWLRVLNIESDKERPVYERFAQRLGSGESACLSHAVIKHMKILTDDLETRSCAQRLGISVSGTIGVLILAVKKGIISLEAGNKLLLDMIQNGYYSPYNSLDKLL